From a region of the Helianthus annuus cultivar XRQ/B chromosome 5, HanXRQr2.0-SUNRISE, whole genome shotgun sequence genome:
- the LOC110941154 gene encoding calmodulin-binding transcription activator 5, whose translation MEYAVSSQLVGSEIHGFKTMQDLDVPVMFEEAKTRWLRPNEIHAILCNHKHFNIYVKPVNLPKSGTIVLFDRKMLRNFRRDGHNWKKKKDGKTVKEAHEHLKVGNDERIHVYYAHGEDQSTFVRRCYWLLDKSLEHIVLVHYRDTQELQGSPPTVESNSSSDPPTSWNLSEENEVVDQAYYAEPNETIINHEMRLHEINTLEWDELVVPDGSNKLTAPVGGNISYFDQDGLNGFVDTVGPKDVNTSVTLDVLDTMVNDGLKDQDSFGRWMNYTMTESPVIDDPILTTQTAVSTGYNQQIFSITEVSPAWASSTEETKVLIVGLFNEKHLHLANSNLLCVCGDNCIPVEVVQPGVFRCFVSPHSPGIVNLFISYDGHKPISQVIAFEYRAPPTHNITISSEETSDWEVFRVKMRLAHLLFSTSKSLNILSNKVPQKTLTQAKIFAHKTRSIVDSWEQLISSMTGKRVSFSQAKNGLLELVVQNRMLEWLLESILEGSKVPERDDEGQGVIHLCAILDYTWAIFPYSWSGLSIDFRDKFGWTALHWAAHYGRQRCVASLLSAGANPNLVTDPTPDNPGGSTPADLASKSGYEGLAAFLAEKALIAHFEAMTLAGNVSGSLQSTIPTDDDYVTSGPGTNITEEEQYLKDTLAAYRRAADAAVRIQAAFREQSFKLKSKAVESTNTEDEARCIIAAMRIQHAYRKHETKKQMKAATRIQYRFRSWQIRKDFLNKRRQAIKIQAYFRGFQVRRQYKKIVWSVGVLEKAILRWRLRRKGFRGLQVAPDEEEDEKEESVCEESFFNASRKQAEERVERSVVRVQAMFRSKKAQEEYRKMKLAHNQTSLMYEELLNPVMNMKI comes from the exons ATGGAGTATGCTGTGTCATCACAGCTTGTTGGGTCAGAGATTCATGGGTTTAAAACTATGCAAG ATTTAGATGTGCCTGTCATGTTTGAAGAAGCTAAGACAAGATGGCTCAGACCAAATGAGATACATGCAATTCTTTGTAACCACAAGCATTTCAACATTTATGTGAAGCCTGTGAATTTGCCAAAAA GTGGCACAATCGTCCTATTTGACCGAAAAATGCTCAGAAATTTCCGGAGGGATGGGCACAATTGGAAAAAGAAAAAAGATGGAAAAACAGTCAAAGAAGCTCATGAACACTTGAAA GTTGGTAATGATGAAAGGATTCATGTGTATTATGCTCATGGTGAAGACCAGTCTACCTTTGTACGCAGATGTTACTGGCTTCTTGATAA GAGCCTGGAACATATTGTTCTCGTTCATTATCgtgacactcaggag TTGCAAGGCTCTCCCCCGACTGTCGAATCGAATTCTAGTTCAGACCCGCCTACTTCATGGAATCTGTCGGAAGAAAATGAGGTTGTTGACCAAGCATATTATGCCG AGCCTAATGAGACAATAATAAACCATGAGATGAGACTTCATGAAATCAACACACTTGAATGGGATGAGCTTGTGGTCCCAGATGGCTCCAACAAGTTAACGGCACCCGTAGGAG GAAACATATCATACTTTGATCAAGATGGACTAAATGGATTTGTAGATACT GTGGGCCCCAAAGACGTAAACACTAGCGTGACTCTAGATGTTTTAGACACTATGGTGAACGATGGACTGAAAGATCAAGATAGTTTCGGAAGATGGATGAACTACACCATGACCGAATCTCCTGTGATAGATGACCCTATTCTGACAACACAAACCGCGGTTTCAACCGGTTATAATCAACAAATATTCAGTATAACTGAAGTCTCGCCCGCATGGGCTTCATCAACCGAAGAAACAAAG GTGTTAATCGTTGGGTTATTTAACGAAAAGCATCTACATTTAGCGAACTCGAATCTACTTTGCGTGTGTGGAGATAATTGCATTCCTGTTGAAGTCGTTCAACCTGGCGTATTTCGGTGTTTTGTCTCTCCTCACAGCCCGGGAATAGTCAACCTTTTCATCAGTTATGATGGACACAAACCCATAAGTCAAGTAATCGCGTTTGAATACCGGGCCCCACCTACACACAATATAACAATCTCATCAGAAGAAACGTCTGACTGGGAAGTTTTCCGAGTTAAAATGAGATTGGCCCATTTGCTGTTTTCAACATCCAAGAGCCTTAACATCTTATCTAACAAAGTACCACAGAAGACCCTGACACAAGCCAAAATATTTGCCCATAAAACCCGATCTATTGTTGATAGTTGGGAGCAGCTGATAAGTTCGATGACCGGAAAAAGAGTATCTTTCTCACAAGCCAAAAACGGTTTATTGGAGCTCGTTGTACAGAACAGGATGCTTGAATGGCTTTTGGAAAGTATATTAGAAGGAAGTAAGGTCCCCGAACGCGATGATGAAGGTCAAGGAGTTATACATTTGTGTGCTATATTGGATTACACTTGGGCCATATTCCCGTACTCATGGTCAGGTTTATCGATTGATTTTCGTGACAAATTTGGATGGACCGCTCTTCATTGGGCTGCTCACTATGGGAG GCAAAGATGTGTGGCATCTCTTCTATCTGCAGGGGCGAATCCGAATCTGGTAACGGACCCCACTCCGGACAACCCGGGTGGATCCACCCCTGCTGATCTGGCATCCAAGAGTGGTTATGAGGGTTTGGCTGCTTTTCTTGCTGAAAAAGCATTAATAGCTCATTTTGAAGCGATGACATTAGCTGGAAATGTTAGTGGCTCACTACAAAGTACAATCCCGACTGATGATGATTATGTCACAAGTGGCCCGGGGACTAACATCACTGAAGAGGAGCAATATTTGAAGGATACCCTGGCGGCTTATAGGAGGGCGGCTGATGCTGCCGTCCGCATACAGGCGGCATTCCGGGAGCAATCATTTAAATTGAAATCAAAAGCAGTTGAGTCTACTAACACAGAAGATGAAGCCAGGTGTATAATTGCAGCTATGAGGATTCAACATGCTTATCGTAAGCATGAAACCAAGAAACAGATGAAAGCTGCTACTCGTATACAATACCGGTTTCGTAGTTGGCAAATACGTAAAGATTTCCTCAATAAACGTCGTCAAGCAATCAAAATTCAG GCTTATTTCCGTGGTTTTCAAGTAAGAAGGCAGTATAAGAAGATAGTATGGTCAGTAGGAGTGTTAGAGAAGGCAATTCTTCGTTGGCGTCTAAGACGGAAAGGATTTAGAGGTCTCCAAGTTGCTCCAGACGAAGAAGAAGATGAGAAGGAAGAGAGCGTTTGTGAGGAAAGTTTCTTCAACGCAAGTAGGAAACAAGCTGAAGAACGTGTGGAAAGATCGGTTGTTCGGGTGCAAGCCATGTTTAGATCAAAGAAAGCTCAAGAAGAATACAGAAAGATGAAGCTTGCACATAACCAAACATCT TTGATGTATGAAGAGCTTCTTAATCCAGTTATGAACATGAAAATATGA
- the LOC110941155 gene encoding 60S ribosomal protein L29-1: MAKSKNHTAHNQSYKAHRNGIKKPRKHRHTSTKGMDPKFLRNQRYARKHNKQSGESTQEE, translated from the exons ATGGCGAAATCGAAGAACCATACGGCGCACAACCAGTCGTACAAGGCTCACCGGAATGGCATCAAGAAACCACGCAAACACCGTCACACTTCCACCAAAGGG ATGGACCCTAAGTTCTTGAGGAACCAGAGGTATGCAAGGAAGCACAACAAGCAGAGTGGTGAATCTACTCAAGAAGAGTAG